The region GTTTTATCATATTTTGCTATTCATAGGGACCGATGCATTGGTTAAACTATAAGTAACGTTGAAATGAACTTCAATAAACAGTATAACAAGCATTGCAGTCAATGTGTTTAATTTTATTTATTTCAACAAATTTTTTCCTTCCCATACCAGCTTATACTGATGCATCGATCGGTGCATCAGTTATTTTTACTTGGTTATTAATACTAAAACCACTTTTCAGCTTTATCCAACAGTTTATCTGTCGAGTCATAAGAAATCGGTACTGAAGGTATTGATTTTGTAAAAAATTTACCATAGCGTGATTTGACAATCCGAGCATCACATACAAACACAATCCCTCGGTCACTGGCAGATCTAATCAGACGACCGAAGCCCTGTTTAAAGCGAATTACCGCATTTGGAAGTGCCAATTCAAAGAAAGCATTTTTGCCTTCATCTTTAAGCCGTTGTGACTTTGCTTCATATATCGGGTGATTCGGCGGCTGAAAAGGAAGCCGGACAATCATCAGACAGGATAAATCATTACCTGGAATATCGACACCTTCCCAGAATGAGCTTGTGCCAAGTAAAATGGACTGGTCGAAGGTCTGAAAATTCTTTTTAAGACGTGAGCGGCTTCCACTTGAAATCCCTTGTGCAATCAGCATGAAATCGCTGGTATTCAATGTATTCTTCAACAGCCAATAGGACTTTCGCAGCATATCATACGATGTAAATAGTACAAGCATCCTTCCCTCTGTAATGCTGGCCAGTGACAGTATTGCTTCACAGGTGGAATAAATAAAGTCATCCTGATTTCCCTGCCTGATGTCCGGAAAATCGTTTGGTATCATCAACTGCACCTGATTCTGATAGGAAAAAGGCGATGCTATTTTAACCGGTACTGTATTTTCCGATGGCAGTCCAAGTCGATTTCGGATAAATGAAAACGAATTTTTCATAGTCAGCGTTGCACTGGTCAGAACCACGCTCTCTTTTTCACTGAAGAAGTCATTTGCAAGTATTTCGGACATATCCGTTGGTTCGCTGTAGAGATAGACGGCGTTTTTGGCACCATGAGCATCAATTTCAATCCATTTCACTTGCATTTCTTGTTCATCCTCGAGTAGGAAAAGTTGCTCCATCCGGTCAATAATGGATTGGAGTGACTCGATGGAATCAATGATGTTACTTTTGTCATGTTTGTCCAGCTGCTCTGTTTTTGAAGCATGGTAATCCACTTGTGAGAGCATGTGAATCAGATCTCTTACGTAAAAAATGAATCTGGATACCATTTCTAACACGACATTCCATTTTGATGATTGCTCTTCAGCATTTTGAAAACGATATTGGATGCGTCCGATATCACTTAGTGATCTGTCTTTTTGCTTCTGCTCAAGGACATATTGAAAAATCATCCGAAACATATCATCAGCTTCATGTTTTGCTTTCACGAATATATCATTCCATGTCTCAAAAGCAAAATATTCCTCTGTGAACCCATACTTTCGAAGTGTTGTATGTAACCAACCGTCCTCATCCGATGTTCCAATATGTGAAAGTATATATTGCACCGAAACATAATCCAACTTCAGACCGTAATGTTTGGAAGCTGTCTCCTCCATGTGATGTGCTTCATCAATTATTGCTTTATTATACGACGGAAGAAATTGGTATTCATTGAACATGTCGGTACTTAGTAATGCATGATTTGTAATCAGAAGATCTGCCTGCTGAGCTTTTTTTCGTGCCTTCTGATAATATGACCGGCTAAACCAGGGAGAATTCGGATCTGCAAAACCTTCCGTATCACTTGAAATTCCCCGATAGAAAAAATACCCGCTCGATGGCAGCTGTATTTCATCAATATCCCCTGTATCGGTCTCTGTTAACCATACAAGTATCATCGCCTTTGTCAGTGCGATATCATAGTTGTCCGACTGCGTGTCAGCAAGCGACCGTTCAAATTTCTCAAGGCTGATATAATGCTGTTTTCCTTTTAGTAATGCTACATAGAATGAAAAAGGCAGCAGTTTTCGTATCAGGGGGATTTCTTCATCCATCAGCTGTGATTGCAGCTGTGTCGTATATGTACTGATTACAATGCGCTTTTTTGTCCTGACTGCTTCATACACAGCAGGAATCAAATATGCAAGGGATTTTCCGGTTCCGGTTTCCGCTTCAATCAATGCATGATTATGTGTCTGAAATGCATCATAAATCGTTTCAGACATCTCTCTCTGACCATCCCGTTTTTCATATCGAGGCATCAGTTGCTGCATACTGCCTTGTTCTTCATAAATATCATCCAAATAATTTCCGAACGTAGTCGGAATATCAAAATGTTCCTTTTTTGGGGTGGCGACTGTTTTAAATGTCAGGCCTCTAAAACTGTCCATTCCTGCTTCCGGTTCAATCGACATCCCGAATGATTGCTGACAATCGCACAGTAATTCATATAAATCGGATTTCAAACGTTTTGTCAGATGCAGCAGATGTGTGACTGTATCATATGGCAGTTTATAAAGCTTTTTCTTCAGCGCCAAAAACAAATTAGCAGTAACGAAAGCATCCGAAAGTGCCCGATGCGGATCACGATGCTCCAGGTTCATAAATTCTGCCAACTGGCCCAGTTTAAATCCGGGGGCTTTTGGACAAAGAATCCTCGATAACTCAACTGTATCCAGCACCGGATTTTGCAATTTCTTTAATCCGGCATTAGCAAATTCTTCGTTAATAAATCCCAAATCAAATGGTACATTATGCGCAATGATATAGCTGTTTTGCAGCAGCGCAGCAATTTCATCCGCTTTATCTTTAAACATCGGTGCATCTGACACATCATCATTGGATATACCTGTTAAATTCATAATAAAAGGTGAAATTTCTTTTCCCGGATTAAGCAAAGTGGAGAATTCATCAGTAATTTTATCATTTTCAATAATGACAAGACCAACTTCTATTATTTTATCGCCTTTTGATGGTGAATGTCCTGTTGTTTCGAGATCAATCACCGCAAATCGCTTATCCATTGAATCCACCTGTCTCTCTGAAAAATTACACATCACACAGCCCGGAAGTCAAAAAACTCTTACCACTCAAGCGGATAAGAGTTGATGTTCACCATTATTGTGTTACATTGTTGTTAATGGTGGCTCCTGTTCAACAAGCCGGACAACTCTGTTTTCTTCATCCATTAGTGCGACTTTCGGTTTATAATTTGCAAGTTCATCGTTCGCTACCAGTGCATAGGATACAATTATTACAATATCCTCTTTTTGGACAAGCCGTGCAGCCGCCCCGTTCAAGCAGATAACTCCGGACCCTCTTTCACCAGGTATGACATAGGTCTCCAATCGGGTTCCATTATTATTGTTCACCACTTGTACTTTTTCGTGCGGCAAAATATCAGTCCGGTCAAGAATATCCTGGTCGATTGTGATACTGCCAACATAATTCAAATTTGCTTCGGTAACATGGGCACGATGAATTTTAGCCTTCATCATGGTGCGGAACATGCCGTTTCCCCCTATTTTATCTTGTTAAGTTTCCTTCACTGTCAAATATCAGGTTGTCAATCAATCGCGCTTGACTGAATTGTACTGCTGCAGCAAGAATAAAATGATTCCCGGTGTCTGTTACCGGCTCTAATTCCGGATAGCTCAGTAATTCCACATAATCGACAGTGCCGGATATTTTATCATCAATCATCTTGTTTACCTCTTTTACAATCATAGCAGGAATAAAATTACCGTCAATAACGAATTGTCTGCCTTGATCCAATGCTTTATGCAGCCATATAGCTTCCTGGCGTTCCTGAACGGTTAAATTAACATTGCGGCTGCTTTTTGCAAGTCCATCCGGTTCCCTGACAATCGGCAGTGTGACCAATTCAATCGGGAAATTTAAATCATTGATAAGTGCTTGTACGATAGATGCCTGCTGGGCATCCTTAATCCCGAAATATGTTTTATCAGGGCGGACGATATTAAACAACTTGATGAGAACAGTGGCAACTCCCTCAAAATGTCCGGGTCTGGATTTTCCGCACATCACGTTTGTTCGCCGGTTCGTGATTATTTCCAAAGTCATTTTGGATGGATACATATCAATTGCTTCAGGGACAAATAAAATATCTACTCCTGCTTCCTCTGCCGCTCTGCTGTCATTTTCCAGATCACGGGGGTACCGGTCAAGATCTTCGTTGGCGCCAAACTGCAATGGATTAACAAATATACTTGTAATGGTTTTGTCGTTTTCATTTACCGATTCTTTCATAAGTGAAAGATGACCTTCATGAAAATAACCCATTGTGGCGACAAATCCTATACTGTTTTCGTTTCCTAATTGCAGCATCAACTGCTGCATTTCCTTTACTGAACGTATAATTTGCATACAATCTACTCTTTCCTATTGGTTTTCGGCAAAAGATTTTTATCCTTTATGTTAAATGTGTGTTCTGCTGCTGGGAATGTTTGTTTTCGGACATCTGAGATATAGGCTTCCAAACTGTCTTTTCCCGTTGAATTAAAATCGGCATAAGGTTTTACAAATTTAGGAAGTCTATCCACCCCATATTTCAATATATCATGGTAGACAAGCACCTGACCGTCACAATCCGGCCCTGCGCCGATGCCGATGGTTGGGATTATGATTTCTTCCGTAACAATGGCTGCAAGCTCTTCTGGAACACATTCCAAAACAAGTGCAATTGCCCCACTGTCTGCAAGATTTTTGGCATCCTGCAACAGCTTTTCACCTGCTTCTCTGTCTTTCCCCTGAACTTTATAACCACCAAGTACATTAACCGATTGCGGTGTCAATCCGAGATGTGCTACCACTGGAATCCCGGCTTCCGTTAGTCTCCGGGTTGTATGAAGAATTTCCTCATTCGCACCTTCCAGTTTAACCGCTTGGGCATCTGTTTCCTGGATAAGCTTTTGGGCATTTTGCATCGTTTGATCCTGTGAGATGTGGAAGGACATAAACGGCATATCCACAACAACAAACGTATCCTGGGCTCCCCGTCGAACAGCTTTTCCATGGTGGATCATGTCGCCAATCGTAACTTTTATGGTGGAATCATAACCGAGTACTACCATTCCTAACGAATCCCCAACCAAAATCATGTCAACTCCCGCAGCTTGAGCCGTCTTCGCTGATGGGAAATCATAGGCAGTCACCATGGCAATTTTGCGATTCTCCATTTTCATTTTCTGCATGTCTGTTCTCGTCAGCATCACGCATCCCCCGTTTCTTTAAACCACTCGATTTCTGCTGAATATATTTTTTCAATCCTGCCAGTGTCATCCTGAATCAGTAATGCGCCATCCTCACCAATCCCGATAAATTTTGCATACCACTCATTCCGCAATGTTTTAATCAATAACCGTTTACCGATTTTATACCCGTAATACTCCCAATTTTGTTTAACTATTTGAAATCCATCAGTTATGTATGTATCATATGCTGTCTCAAATGCTGCCAGAATACGCTGAATAAGGTCTTTCAGGTTCCAATTTTCACCTGTCTCAACAGCTAATGAAGTCGCCCTATCCTTAATGTCATCCGGTATCTCCCCGGTACTTTGATTAACATTAATTCCTATTCCGATTACGACATATTGAATCTGATCTTGTTCTGCCTGCATTTCCGTCAAGATACCCGCTGTTTTCTTATCCGCGATGAGAATATCGTTTGGCCACTTAATCTTTGGGTTTGTCTTGGTATATGATGAAAAAACTTCCGCCAGTACTGTTGCTGTCAGCAGTGTCAGTTGTGGTGCGAGATTAGGCGGGATGTCGGGTTTGAGAATAAGACTCATCCAAATCCCTTTTCCCTTGGAAGAATGCCAGTAACGGTTCATTCTTCCCTTCCCCTTCGTTTGCTCATCGGCAATGATAACCGTTCCATCACCAGCACCTTCTTGAGCTGTCTTATGTGCCAACTGCTGGGTGGTGGAAATGGAATCCCG is a window of Virgibacillus ihumii DNA encoding:
- the panD gene encoding aspartate 1-decarboxylase, whose protein sequence is MFRTMMKAKIHRAHVTEANLNYVGSITIDQDILDRTDILPHEKVQVVNNNNGTRLETYVIPGERGSGVICLNGAAARLVQKEDIVIIVSYALVANDELANYKPKVALMDEENRVVRLVEQEPPLTTM
- the panB gene encoding 3-methyl-2-oxobutanoate hydroxymethyltransferase gives rise to the protein MLTRTDMQKMKMENRKIAMVTAYDFPSAKTAQAAGVDMILVGDSLGMVVLGYDSTIKVTIGDMIHHGKAVRRGAQDTFVVVDMPFMSFHISQDQTMQNAQKLIQETDAQAVKLEGANEEILHTTRRLTEAGIPVVAHLGLTPQSVNVLGGYKVQGKDREAGEKLLQDAKNLADSGAIALVLECVPEELAAIVTEEIIIPTIGIGAGPDCDGQVLVYHDILKYGVDRLPKFVKPYADFNSTGKDSLEAYISDVRKQTFPAAEHTFNIKDKNLLPKTNRKE
- a CDS encoding biotin--[acetyl-CoA-carboxylase] ligase: MESNRNKLIELLSASNDKYVSGQFLSEKLNVSRSAIWKHMRELEKDGYTIEGVSRKGYRIIKFPDKVSENTLQWGLQTEWLGKKIIHRDSISTTQQLAHKTAQEGAGDGTVIIADEQTKGKGRMNRYWHSSKGKGIWMSLILKPDIPPNLAPQLTLLTATVLAEVFSSYTKTNPKIKWPNDILIADKKTAGILTEMQAEQDQIQYVVIGIGINVNQSTGEIPDDIKDRATSLAVETGENWNLKDLIQRILAAFETAYDTYITDGFQIVKQNWEYYGYKIGKRLLIKTLRNEWYAKFIGIGEDGALLIQDDTGRIEKIYSAEIEWFKETGDA
- the dinG gene encoding ATP-dependent DNA helicase DinG, with the translated sequence MDKRFAVIDLETTGHSPSKGDKIIEVGLVIIENDKITDEFSTLLNPGKEISPFIMNLTGISNDDVSDAPMFKDKADEIAALLQNSYIIAHNVPFDLGFINEEFANAGLKKLQNPVLDTVELSRILCPKAPGFKLGQLAEFMNLEHRDPHRALSDAFVTANLFLALKKKLYKLPYDTVTHLLHLTKRLKSDLYELLCDCQQSFGMSIEPEAGMDSFRGLTFKTVATPKKEHFDIPTTFGNYLDDIYEEQGSMQQLMPRYEKRDGQREMSETIYDAFQTHNHALIEAETGTGKSLAYLIPAVYEAVRTKKRIVISTYTTQLQSQLMDEEIPLIRKLLPFSFYVALLKGKQHYISLEKFERSLADTQSDNYDIALTKAMILVWLTETDTGDIDEIQLPSSGYFFYRGISSDTEGFADPNSPWFSRSYYQKARKKAQQADLLITNHALLSTDMFNEYQFLPSYNKAIIDEAHHMEETASKHYGLKLDYVSVQYILSHIGTSDEDGWLHTTLRKYGFTEEYFAFETWNDIFVKAKHEADDMFRMIFQYVLEQKQKDRSLSDIGRIQYRFQNAEEQSSKWNVVLEMVSRFIFYVRDLIHMLSQVDYHASKTEQLDKHDKSNIIDSIESLQSIIDRMEQLFLLEDEQEMQVKWIEIDAHGAKNAVYLYSEPTDMSEILANDFFSEKESVVLTSATLTMKNSFSFIRNRLGLPSENTVPVKIASPFSYQNQVQLMIPNDFPDIRQGNQDDFIYSTCEAILSLASITEGRMLVLFTSYDMLRKSYWLLKNTLNTSDFMLIAQGISSGSRSRLKKNFQTFDQSILLGTSSFWEGVDIPGNDLSCLMIVRLPFQPPNHPIYEAKSQRLKDEGKNAFFELALPNAVIRFKQGFGRLIRSASDRGIVFVCDARIVKSRYGKFFTKSIPSVPISYDSTDKLLDKAEKWF
- the panC gene encoding pantoate--beta-alanine ligase, with translation MQIIRSVKEMQQLMLQLGNENSIGFVATMGYFHEGHLSLMKESVNENDKTITSIFVNPLQFGANEDLDRYPRDLENDSRAAEEAGVDILFVPEAIDMYPSKMTLEIITNRRTNVMCGKSRPGHFEGVATVLIKLFNIVRPDKTYFGIKDAQQASIVQALINDLNFPIELVTLPIVREPDGLAKSSRNVNLTVQERQEAIWLHKALDQGRQFVIDGNFIPAMIVKEVNKMIDDKISGTVDYVELLSYPELEPVTDTGNHFILAAAVQFSQARLIDNLIFDSEGNLTR